A stretch of Gemmatimonadota bacterium DNA encodes these proteins:
- a CDS encoding nucleoid-structuring protein H-NS encodes MDQSALNEAPTRKWLTYRPEIKLIDCTIRDGGLMNDHRFDADTVKAVYQACVAGGIDYMEIGYINSRQIFSPDEHGPWKFSAEEDIRGVVGDNDSPVKLAAMADAEKSDYKTDILPAAESVLDMIRIATYIHQIPLALDMIQDAHEKGYETTLNLMAASTVPESEMDEALSMLVESPVDAIYVVDSFGALYSEQIEALVDKFLNALQSTDKEVGIHAHNNQQLAFANTIQALIRGANYLDASLGGLGRGAGNCPMELIVGFLHNPKFRLRPLLDCIQYHVEPMRHELMWGFDIPYMITGLMNQHPRSGMRFNAAKERGSMARFYDEMEDAG; translated from the coding sequence ATGGACCAATCGGCACTCAACGAAGCACCCACGCGTAAGTGGCTGACCTACCGGCCGGAGATCAAGCTCATCGATTGCACCATACGGGACGGCGGCCTGATGAACGACCACCGTTTCGACGCGGATACCGTCAAGGCGGTCTACCAGGCCTGCGTCGCCGGCGGGATCGACTACATGGAAATCGGGTACATCAACTCGCGACAGATCTTCTCCCCCGATGAACACGGACCCTGGAAGTTCAGTGCCGAAGAGGATATCCGCGGCGTCGTGGGCGACAATGACTCGCCCGTCAAGCTGGCGGCGATGGCCGACGCGGAGAAGTCGGACTACAAGACCGATATCCTGCCGGCCGCGGAAAGCGTGCTGGACATGATCCGGATCGCCACCTACATCCACCAGATTCCGCTGGCGCTGGACATGATCCAGGACGCCCACGAGAAGGGCTACGAGACCACGTTGAACCTCATGGCGGCGTCGACGGTTCCGGAAAGCGAAATGGACGAGGCGCTCTCCATGCTCGTCGAGTCGCCGGTGGACGCCATCTATGTGGTGGACAGCTTCGGCGCCCTTTACAGCGAACAGATCGAAGCGCTCGTGGACAAGTTCCTGAACGCCCTGCAGTCTACCGACAAAGAGGTGGGCATCCACGCCCACAACAACCAGCAACTGGCCTTCGCCAACACGATTCAGGCGCTGATCCGCGGGGCGAACTACCTGGACGCCAGCCTCGGCGGTCTCGGCCGCGGCGCCGGCAACTGCCCCATGGAACTGATCGTCGGATTCCTGCACAACCCGAAGTTCCGCCTGCGTCCGCTGCTGGACTGCATACAGTACCACGTCGAGCCGATGCGGCACGAACTGATGTGGGGGTTCGACATTCCCTACATGATCACGGGCCTCATGAACCAGCATCCCCGGTCGGGCATGCGGTTCAACGCGGCGAAGGAACGGGGCAGCATGGCCAGATTCTACGACGAGATGGAGGACGCCGGCTGA
- the map gene encoding type I methionyl aminopeptidase, producing the protein MGIILKTEKQIETIRRSGQAATATLQRMGEAVRPGVATSELDRIARKMIRDYGGTSSFLGYRPSYHPPFPATICASINDEIVHGIPSPRRKVEEGDILSLDFAMIIDGYHGDTAFTFPVGRISPEARRLLDVTRASVFKGIEEAKPGNRIGDIGHAVQQYAESHGYSVVRDLCGHGIGRSLWEEPQVPNHGRPQRGIRLKPGMVIAIEPMVCAGAHRIRVLDDEWTTSTADGRLSAHFEHTVAILSDGPEILTENTDLWGSNGLPG; encoded by the coding sequence ATGGGTATCATTCTCAAGACCGAAAAGCAGATCGAGACCATCCGCCGCAGCGGCCAGGCCGCGACCGCGACGCTGCAGCGCATGGGCGAAGCCGTCAGGCCGGGCGTCGCGACCTCAGAACTGGACCGGATCGCCCGCAAAATGATCCGGGACTACGGAGGCACCTCCTCTTTCCTCGGGTACCGGCCCAGCTACCATCCGCCCTTTCCCGCCACCATCTGCGCGTCCATCAACGATGAGATCGTGCACGGCATCCCCAGTCCGCGACGCAAAGTCGAGGAGGGGGACATCCTCAGCCTCGATTTCGCCATGATCATCGACGGATACCACGGCGATACGGCCTTCACCTTCCCCGTCGGCCGAATTTCACCGGAAGCGCGGCGGTTGCTGGACGTCACGCGGGCATCGGTGTTCAAGGGGATCGAGGAAGCGAAGCCGGGGAACCGCATCGGCGATATCGGGCACGCCGTGCAGCAATACGCGGAATCTCACGGATACTCGGTGGTGCGGGACCTGTGCGGCCACGGGATCGGCCGCAGTCTCTGGGAGGAACCGCAGGTCCCCAATCACGGCAGGCCGCAACGCGGCATCCGGCTCAAACCGGGCATGGTCATCGCCATCGAACCCATGGTGTGCGCGGGCGCGCACCGGATCCGGGTCCTCGACGACGAATGGACGACCTCCACCGCCGACGGACGGCTGTCCGCCCATTTCGAACACACGGTAGCGATCCTGTCCGACGGTCCCGAGATCCTGACGGAGAACACCGACCTCTGGGGTTCGAACGGCCTGCCGGGATGA
- a CDS encoding GNAT family N-acetyltransferase encodes MAEQANLRLIDPVRDAVAIAEMWNESDGEWPGTWNSGVPTTARDIRDWHEKEEYTAVFVWAEGEKIGGYCSLVYDKDDGEALYLALLNVSPRFQGRSIGRRLLVRSVEKAIEDKKYHLDLDTWSGNVKAMAPYKRTGFFWDAGGWPIMRNYMPAILEMPCTRYFFDRHDWYESLERRIDQYPDDETWEGLRVFTYRFTAGGTAASVGGTGSGADVAASAERTPPSDKAGSAGDREGLTVRVDREARHVTAVETADLSAWATVDDIEPVRGGQTVLRWKLENRKDVPASVALTAKETGDLSIDYHCRKTLGPGENISLEAPVSVSAKAETVDVKKTAPRVRTSIRWDDLLIDLATGIRPRVEMSVSIDPGEITLAPGAPRPVRVNLHSQLAEDVEAQVRITASDGLLVDRTARSVAVPARGYGGFEIVLEADRPGVFGLTLSGRLEREGGPVDLADAKHAVFALAPGGMLYHQDGAIRFENEIFRANLEAEGGQLKISDRATGRHLGTEGGRPIPPKWPSEYSESDFKLKAEGDGNGVVLTATYAPRRAPGLVFSRIIRLNAGPVITVEHTLENTGFDPRTSHLYQFVTNGGADQAALTLPLREGILKARCSDRSAPDDYDFKMGDSYAESWGAYEMPHGTMGVLWPDGLDEVEWNGFEFQSVSVETTCAPQSRVSFGALRLRVGDGGWQGVRRLWRRIRGEPVGEGESAPRILDEFEATTDPPVAVVSGDETDLRFRIAQWKSRKASGTVSFVMPDGWRCDPPWVSFSEIDWRQPFDGSVRLSTSRPPGVYTGRMVLDSGERGAEVELPLVRMTDGSAVEVDEVESGGHRVYTIRNQRLEIDVAPSFLGSVSAIRDAGGECNHLATAFPQPEAFGWSYPWYGGLQPEIVSDRMSWTASLEDETFAAEPVSYRARGLEWTGLRQRVALSNEASRGLTLELDTLTLGGGPVIKLVWRLLNESAAHRRLRGGWHLFLKPDGEMADTVLFSADGERKRRPWYVEQDGGHWAAAANPRTGRTFVLVSPGSGVRMDSWGADGGHLKLMRGHEVAARGVSEDTAYLVLAGSREEARRYTVLKDLR; translated from the coding sequence ATGGCGGAACAAGCCAATCTGAGGTTGATCGACCCCGTGCGGGATGCCGTCGCGATCGCCGAAATGTGGAACGAAAGCGACGGCGAATGGCCCGGCACCTGGAACAGCGGCGTGCCCACGACGGCGCGGGACATCCGGGACTGGCACGAAAAGGAGGAATACACCGCGGTCTTCGTCTGGGCCGAAGGGGAGAAGATCGGCGGGTACTGTTCCCTGGTATACGACAAGGACGACGGCGAGGCCCTCTACCTCGCGCTGTTGAACGTCTCCCCGCGCTTCCAGGGCAGGAGCATCGGCCGGCGGCTGCTCGTCCGCTCGGTGGAGAAGGCCATCGAAGACAAGAAGTACCATCTCGACCTCGATACCTGGTCGGGGAACGTGAAGGCGATGGCGCCTTACAAGCGGACGGGCTTCTTCTGGGACGCCGGAGGCTGGCCGATAATGCGCAACTACATGCCCGCCATCCTCGAGATGCCCTGTACGCGGTACTTCTTCGACCGGCACGACTGGTACGAATCCCTGGAGCGGCGGATCGACCAGTATCCCGACGACGAAACCTGGGAAGGGCTGCGGGTTTTTACCTACCGGTTTACGGCCGGGGGGACGGCGGCCTCTGTCGGCGGTACCGGGTCTGGCGCGGATGTAGCCGCATCTGCCGAACGGACGCCGCCATCCGATAAAGCCGGGTCCGCCGGGGACCGGGAGGGACTGACGGTCCGGGTGGACCGCGAAGCCCGGCACGTGACCGCGGTGGAGACGGCGGATTTGTCCGCCTGGGCGACGGTGGACGACATCGAGCCGGTGCGGGGCGGGCAGACGGTCCTTCGGTGGAAACTGGAGAACCGGAAGGACGTTCCCGCCTCCGTCGCGTTAACGGCGAAAGAGACGGGCGACCTGTCCATCGACTACCACTGCCGGAAGACGCTGGGACCCGGCGAGAATATCTCCCTGGAAGCGCCGGTGAGTGTGTCGGCCAAAGCCGAAACCGTGGACGTTAAAAAGACTGCGCCGAGGGTGCGCACCAGCATACGTTGGGACGATCTTCTCATCGACCTCGCCACCGGTATCCGGCCGCGGGTCGAGATGTCTGTTTCCATCGATCCCGGGGAGATCACCCTGGCTCCCGGCGCGCCGCGTCCGGTGCGCGTAAACCTGCACAGCCAGTTGGCCGAAGACGTCGAAGCGCAGGTCCGCATCACGGCATCGGACGGCCTCTTGGTGGACCGGACCGCACGATCCGTCGCGGTGCCCGCCCGGGGATACGGAGGATTCGAAATCGTCCTCGAGGCGGACCGCCCGGGCGTGTTCGGACTTACCCTGTCGGGCCGACTGGAACGGGAGGGCGGACCGGTCGACCTGGCGGATGCGAAACACGCCGTCTTCGCTTTGGCGCCGGGCGGAATGTTGTACCACCAGGACGGCGCGATACGGTTCGAGAACGAGATCTTCCGGGCAAACCTGGAGGCCGAGGGCGGCCAACTGAAGATCAGCGACCGGGCCACTGGGAGGCATCTGGGAACGGAAGGCGGGCGTCCCATACCGCCGAAGTGGCCCAGCGAATACAGCGAGTCGGACTTCAAGCTGAAAGCCGAAGGGGATGGGAACGGCGTGGTCCTCACGGCAACCTATGCACCCCGAAGGGCCCCCGGCCTCGTCTTCAGCCGGATCATCCGGTTGAACGCCGGGCCGGTCATCACCGTGGAGCACACGCTGGAGAATACCGGCTTCGACCCCCGCACCTCCCACCTCTACCAGTTCGTCACGAACGGTGGCGCGGATCAGGCGGCGCTGACGCTGCCGCTTCGGGAAGGAATCCTCAAGGCCCGTTGCAGCGATCGGTCCGCGCCGGACGATTACGATTTCAAGATGGGCGACAGCTACGCGGAATCGTGGGGCGCTTACGAAATGCCCCACGGAACGATGGGGGTTCTGTGGCCCGACGGCCTGGACGAGGTCGAATGGAACGGTTTTGAATTCCAGTCGGTGAGCGTGGAGACGACCTGCGCGCCCCAGTCCCGCGTCTCCTTCGGCGCCCTGAGACTGCGCGTCGGGGACGGCGGCTGGCAAGGCGTGCGCCGGCTGTGGCGGCGTATCCGGGGGGAACCGGTCGGAGAAGGCGAGTCCGCCCCGCGGATCCTGGACGAATTCGAGGCGACGACCGATCCGCCCGTAGCCGTGGTAAGCGGAGACGAGACCGACCTCCGTTTCCGGATTGCGCAGTGGAAGTCCCGTAAGGCCAGCGGGACCGTTTCCTTCGTCATGCCCGACGGGTGGCGGTGCGACCCGCCGTGGGTTTCGTTCTCCGAGATCGACTGGCGGCAACCCTTCGATGGTTCGGTGCGCCTTTCCACGTCGCGGCCGCCCGGCGTCTACACCGGCCGCATGGTGCTGGACAGCGGGGAGCGCGGCGCGGAGGTCGAGCTGCCCCTCGTCCGGATGACGGACGGATCGGCCGTGGAAGTCGATGAGGTCGAATCCGGGGGTCACAGGGTGTATACCATTCGAAACCAGCGGCTCGAAATCGACGTGGCTCCCTCCTTCCTCGGATCCGTGAGCGCCATCCGGGATGCCGGCGGCGAATGCAACCACCTTGCTACCGCCTTTCCCCAACCCGAAGCCTTCGGATGGAGCTACCCCTGGTATGGCGGGCTGCAGCCCGAGATCGTATCGGACCGCATGTCCTGGACGGCGTCTCTCGAGGACGAGACGTTCGCCGCGGAGCCGGTCTCCTATCGCGCCCGGGGTCTCGAATGGACGGGCCTGCGCCAGCGGGTGGCGTTGTCCAATGAGGCGTCCCGCGGCCTGACCCTGGAACTCGATACTCTGACCCTGGGGGGCGGTCCGGTAATCAAACTGGTATGGAGGCTGCTGAACGAGAGCGCCGCGCACCGGCGGCTGAGGGGCGGATGGCATCTGTTCCTGAAGCCCGACGGCGAGATGGCCGACACCGTTCTGTTCTCGGCGGACGGCGAGCGGAAGCGGCGCCCGTGGTATGTCGAACAGGATGGCGGACACTGGGCCGCCGCCGCCAACCCGCGCACCGGGCGGACATTCGTACTCGTTTCGCCGGGGAGCGGCGTCCGGATGGACAGTTGGGGCGCCGACGGAGGCCACCTGAAGCTCATGCGGGGTCACGAGGTGGCCGCCCGCGGAGTCAGCGAGGATACCGCTTACCTGGTCTTGGCCGGATCGCGAGAAGAAGCGCGGCGATACACGGTGTTGAAGGATCTGCGATGA
- a CDS encoding sulfatase yields the protein MSKHRARNIVFVFSDQHRWCSTGFGGSCQVRTPFMDRMADEGVVFDLAVANIPVCTPWRAAFLTGQYPLTTGMFMNDVRLPTDRPTLGTVLRAAGYDTAYIGKWHLDGPSRGGFTPPGPRRQGFDFWAVGNCTHDYMHSLYYRDSEAPLYWNGYDAEAQTSLAIEYLRTRGRDRRRDRSQDRKQDRPFALVLSWGPPHNPYDAVPGRYLDMYPPEEVEVRPNCPDPARTDLAGYYAHITALDDQLARLGGVLEEQGLMDETVFVYTSDHGDMLGSQGRQRKQHPWDESIRVPFVMRCPDQSDRDQSDRAHAGPRIGTPFNVVDIMPTLLGLAGIPVPDTCEGLDHAPAVRGEAFTGNDAAYIMSIAPFSEYRGQPWRGIRSAGHTYVRNLDGPWLLYDNREDPCQLSNLAGREEHADLQRRLDGQLQKEMDRRGDALLPAGHYLEKFGYEVNEAGAIPHDHVVSPPDRRSRPEHGGTTCDGE from the coding sequence ATGTCCAAGCACCGTGCCAGGAATATCGTTTTCGTGTTTAGCGATCAGCACCGATGGTGCAGCACCGGCTTCGGCGGCAGCTGCCAGGTGCGGACGCCGTTCATGGACCGCATGGCCGACGAGGGCGTCGTCTTCGACCTGGCGGTCGCCAACATCCCGGTCTGCACGCCCTGGCGGGCGGCTTTTCTGACCGGACAGTATCCGTTGACGACCGGCATGTTCATGAACGACGTGCGGCTTCCGACGGACCGACCGACCCTGGGCACGGTCCTGCGCGCGGCGGGCTACGACACGGCCTACATCGGGAAATGGCATCTCGACGGTCCGTCCCGGGGCGGATTCACGCCGCCCGGACCCCGCAGGCAGGGGTTCGATTTCTGGGCCGTGGGCAACTGCACCCACGACTACATGCACTCCCTGTACTACCGGGATTCGGAAGCGCCGCTGTACTGGAACGGGTACGATGCGGAGGCGCAGACTTCCCTGGCCATCGAATACCTGCGCACCCGGGGACGGGACCGGAGACGGGATCGGAGCCAGGATCGGAAGCAGGACCGGCCCTTTGCGCTGGTGCTGTCGTGGGGGCCGCCGCATAATCCCTACGACGCCGTGCCCGGCCGCTACCTCGACATGTACCCGCCGGAGGAAGTGGAGGTGCGTCCCAACTGTCCCGATCCTGCCCGGACCGACCTGGCGGGATATTACGCACATATCACGGCCCTCGACGACCAGTTGGCGCGGCTCGGCGGCGTCCTCGAAGAACAGGGACTGATGGACGAAACAGTTTTCGTATATACTTCGGACCACGGCGACATGCTTGGGTCCCAGGGCCGCCAGCGCAAGCAGCACCCCTGGGACGAGTCCATCCGCGTTCCCTTCGTCATGCGTTGCCCGGACCAGTCGGACCGGGACCAGTCGGACCGGGCCCATGCGGGACCCCGGATCGGCACCCCCTTCAACGTGGTGGACATCATGCCGACGCTCCTCGGCCTGGCGGGCATCCCCGTCCCCGATACCTGCGAGGGCCTGGACCACGCCCCGGCGGTGCGGGGCGAGGCCTTTACGGGCAACGATGCCGCCTATATCATGAGCATCGCGCCCTTCTCGGAATACCGGGGCCAGCCCTGGCGGGGCATCCGGAGCGCCGGACACACCTATGTACGCAATCTCGACGGGCCCTGGCTGCTGTACGACAACCGGGAGGATCCCTGCCAGCTGTCAAACCTGGCTGGCCGAGAGGAACACGCCGACCTGCAGCGCCGGCTGGACGGCCAGTTACAGAAAGAGATGGATCGGCGGGGCGACGCACTGCTTCCCGCCGGCCATTACCTGGAGAAGTTCGGCTATGAAGTGAACGAAGCCGGAGCGATCCCCCACGACCATGTGGTTTCCCCGCCTGATCGACGCAGTAGGCCGGAACATGGCGGGACAACTTGTGATGGTGAGTAG
- a CDS encoding DUF4202 domain-containing protein has translation MDHDRFSEAIERIDAANGADPESEEVDGRPMPKALLYGLRMSACLEDLAPGASEALRLAVRCQHIQRWKIPRSDFPVGRLGYRQWRTELAWYHAQTAGAILRDAGYDDALVDRVQALVRKERFKSDPEAQALEDVACLVFLRHYLPAFSKKHREEKLVEILAKTWKKMSSAGREAVRDIDFTPALKSLLDRAVRVARTGRRT, from the coding sequence ATGGACCATGATCGATTTTCGGAAGCCATAGAACGCATCGACGCCGCGAACGGCGCCGACCCGGAATCCGAAGAAGTCGACGGCCGGCCGATGCCGAAAGCGCTCCTGTACGGCTTGCGGATGTCGGCCTGCCTTGAAGACCTGGCGCCCGGCGCGTCGGAAGCACTGCGGCTGGCCGTGCGCTGCCAGCACATCCAACGGTGGAAGATTCCCCGCAGTGATTTTCCCGTGGGCCGGCTCGGTTACCGGCAGTGGCGCACGGAACTGGCCTGGTACCACGCCCAGACCGCGGGCGCCATCCTGCGGGATGCCGGCTATGACGACGCCCTCGTAGACCGCGTGCAGGCCCTCGTCCGGAAAGAACGCTTCAAGTCGGACCCCGAGGCGCAGGCCCTCGAGGACGTCGCCTGCCTGGTGTTTCTCCGGCACTATCTGCCCGCGTTTTCGAAGAAGCACAGAGAAGAAAAACTGGTCGAAATCCTGGCGAAGACCTGGAAGAAGATGTCCTCCGCGGGTCGGGAGGCGGTGCGGGATATCGACTTTACTCCCGCGTTGAAGTCGTTGCTGGACCGGGCGGTCCGGGTCGCCCGGACGGGCCGGCGCACGTAA